The proteins below are encoded in one region of Candidatus Eisenbacteria bacterium:
- a CDS encoding phosphatidate cytidylyltransferase, which yields MIAQVTLATAILFAAGAGLMTLAERARHADAARVRADWIKYGVYVLVIAAMLGAGAWDRRVAAALLAAVAIGGALELRGNLAGRVRRPDALAALFCAVACGSLAHLVIGPAANSGVTAGVIGEAKMGAPWFPAYALAILLVATTDSFSQLWGRLLGRHRLCPKLSPGKTREGLAGGLGTAVIVALAMGFLAPGLAPWARVALGLATAAGAVAGDLAFSWIKRQLGIKDFSSSLPGHGGLLDRFDSLLVAAPVYTWTRWLLAGS from the coding sequence GTGATCGCGCAGGTGACGCTGGCCACAGCGATCCTCTTCGCCGCGGGGGCCGGGCTGATGACGCTGGCGGAGCGTGCTCGACACGCAGACGCGGCGCGCGTGCGCGCCGACTGGATCAAGTATGGAGTCTACGTGCTGGTGATCGCCGCGATGCTGGGCGCGGGTGCGTGGGACCGGCGCGTGGCCGCGGCGCTGCTCGCGGCGGTGGCGATTGGCGGAGCGCTGGAACTTCGGGGGAACCTCGCGGGCAGGGTGCGTCGGCCGGACGCGCTCGCAGCCTTGTTCTGCGCGGTGGCGTGCGGCTCCCTCGCGCACCTGGTGATCGGGCCGGCGGCGAACTCGGGAGTGACGGCGGGAGTGATTGGTGAAGCGAAGATGGGCGCGCCGTGGTTCCCCGCCTACGCGCTGGCCATCCTGCTCGTCGCCACCACGGACAGCTTCTCCCAGCTCTGGGGACGGCTGCTCGGTCGCCACAGGCTGTGTCCGAAGCTCAGCCCGGGCAAGACACGCGAAGGGCTGGCGGGAGGATTGGGCACCGCCGTCATCGTAGCCCTGGCGATGGGCTTCCTGGCGCCCGGCCTGGCCCCATGGGCCCGCGTGGCGCTGGGTCTGGCCACCGCCGCGGGTGCCGTCGCCGGCGACCTGGCGTTTTCGTGGATCAAGCGCCAGCTGGGCATCAAGGACTTCTCGTCGTCGCTTCCGGGCCACGGCGGGCTGCTCGACCGCTTTGACAGCCTGCTGGTCGCCGCGCCGGTCTACACTTGGACGCGGTGGCTGCTCGCCGGAAGCTGA